In the genome of Osmerus mordax isolate fOsmMor3 chromosome 15, fOsmMor3.pri, whole genome shotgun sequence, one region contains:
- the pip4k2aa gene encoding phosphatidylinositol 5-phosphate 4-kinase type-2 alpha translates to MATASSIAASIASKTKTKKKHFVAQKVKLFRASDPLLSVLMWGVNHSINELSHVQIPIMLMPDDFKAYSKIKVDNHLFNKENMPSHFKFKEYCPLVFRNLRERFGIDDQDFQNSLTRSAPLNSEAQGRSGARFHTSYDKRYVIKTISSEDVAEMHNILKKYHQFIVECHGSTLLPQFLGMYRLTVDGDETYMIVTRHVFSHRLSVCRKYDLKGSTVAREASDKEKAKELPTYKDNDFINDGQKIYIDEENKKMFLEKLRKDVEFLAQLKLMDYSLLVGIHDVERAEQEEVESEDNEGEDDGESDGGGVGTPPDSPSNTLDSTKPLSPGEFDPNIDVYAIKSHDSAPRKEVYFMAVIDILQHYDAKKKAAHAAKTVKHGAGAEISTVNPEQYSKRFYDFISNILS, encoded by the exons ATGGCTACGGCGAGCAGCATTGCCGCATCTATTGCGAGCAAAACGAAGACCAAGAAGAAACACTTCGTGGCTCAGAAAGTGAAGCTCTTCCGAGCCAGCGACCCTCTTCTGAGCGTCCTAATGTGGGGAGTGAACCATTCG ATCAATGAGCTGAGCCATGTTCAGATCCCTATCATGCTGATGCCAGATGACTTCAAGGCCTACTCCAAGATCAAGGTGGACAACCATCTCTTCAACAA ggAGAACATGCCAAGCCACTTCAAGTTTAAGGAGTACTGTCCTCTGGTCTTCCGTAACCTCAGGGAGAGGTTTGGGATCGATGACCAGGATTTCCAG AACTCTCTGACCCGCAGCGCTCCTCTGAACAGCGAGGCTCAAGGACGAAGCGGCGCCCGCTTCCACACCTCCTACGACAAGCGCTACGTCATCAAGACCATCAGCAGCGAGGATGTGGCCGAGATGCACAACATCCTGAAGAAGtaccaccag ttcatcGTGGAGTGTCACGGCAGCACCCTGCTTCCTCAGTTCCTGGGGATGTACCGGCTCACCGTGGACGGAGACGAGACTTACATGATCGTCACCCGCCACGTGTTCTCTCACCGCCTGTCCGTCTGCCGCAAATACGACCtgaag ggttcCACAGTAGCAAGAGAGGCCAGTGACAAGGAAAAG GCCAAGGAGCTGCCCACCTACAAGGACAACGACTTTATCAACGACGGACAGAAGATCTACATCGACGAGGAGAACAAGAAGATGTTCCTGGAGAAGCTGAGGAAAGATGTGGAG TTCCTGGCTCAGCTGAAGCTGATGGACTACAGCCTGCTGGTGGGCATCCACGACGTGGAGCGggcggagcaggaggaggtggagagcgaGGACAACGAGGGCGAGGATGACGGCGAGAGCGACGGAGGGGGCGTGGGCACCCCCCCGGACAGCCCCAGCAACACCCTGGACAGCACCAAACCCCTCTCACCCGGAGAGTTCGACCCCAACATCGATGTCTACGCCATCAAGAGCCATGACA gTGCTCCCAGGAAGGAGGTCTACTTCATGGCGGTCATTGACATCCTGCAGCATTATGATGCCAAGAAGAAGGCTGCTCATGCTGCCAAGACCGTCAAGCACGGG GCAGGAGCAGAGATCTCCACGGTGAACCCAGAGCAGTACTCCAAGCGCTTCTACGACTTCATCAGCAACATCCTGTCATAG
- the spag6 gene encoding sperm-associated antigen 6, giving the protein MSQRQVLQVFEQYQKSRTQFVQTVAELATRPQNIETLQNAGVMSLLRPLLLDVVPTIQQTAALALGRLANYNDDLAEAVVKGDILPQLVYSLAEQNRFYKKAAAFVLRAVARHSPALAQAVVDCGALDALVVSLEEFDPGVKEAAGWALGYIARHNEHLSQAVVEAGALPFLVLCLQEPEVALKRIAASALSDVAKHSPELAQTVVDTGAIAHLAQMVLNPDAKLKRQVFSALSQIAKHSVDLAELVVEAEVFPAVLACLRDPDEYVRKNVTTLMREITKHTPELSQMIVNTGGVAAVIDYLGDCRGNVRLPGIMMLGYVAAHSENLAMAVIVSKGVPQLTLCLSEEREDHVRAATVWALGQLGRHTAEHARAVASAGVLPRLLGLYMDTDSSEDLQVKAKKALKSILQKCTHLPALEPLLYDAPSNILKHVVGQFSKVLPHDSKARRLFVTSGGLKKVQEIKAEPGSALQEHITSINNCYPEEIVRYYSPGYSETLLERVEKYQPV; this is encoded by the exons ATGAGTCAACGACAGGTTTTGCAAG TGTTTGAGCAGTATCAAAAATCAAGAACACAATTCGTGCAGACTGTTGCCGAGCTTGCGACAAGACCACAAAACATAGAAACGTTACAGAATGCAG gtgtGATGTCTCTGTTGAGGCCCCTGCTGTTGGACGTGGTTCCCACCATCCAGCAGACTGCAGCCTTGGCTCTGGGACGACTGGCAAACTACAACGACGACCTCGCAGAGGCTGTCGTCAAGGGAGACATCCTACCACAACTCGTCTACTCCCTGGCTGAGCAGAAT aggTTCTATAAGAAAGCAGCAGCCTTCGTGCTGCGTGCGGTGGCCAGACACTCTCCGGCGCTGGCCCAGGCGGTGGTGGACTGTGGGGCGCTGGACGCGCTAGTCGTCTCCCTGGAGGAGTTTGACCCCGGGGTGAAGGAGGCCGCGGGCTGGGCCCTGGGGTACATCGCTCGGCACAACGAAC ACCTGTCccaggcagtggtggaggcaggggcgCTGCCTTTCCTGGTGCTCTGCCTCCAGGAACCCGAGGTAGCCCTGAAGCGCATTGCAGCCTCCGCCCTCAGCGACGTGGCTAAGCACTCCCCTGAGCTGGCCCAGACCGTGGTGGACACGGGCGCCATCGCCCACCTGGCACAGATGGTCCTCAACCCAGATGCCAAGCtcaag aggcagGTGTTCTCGGCCCTCAGCCAGATAGCGAAGCACTCTGTGGACCTGGCGGAGCTGGTGGTGGAGGCGGAGGTGTTCCCGGCCGTGCTGGCCTGTCTGAGAGACCCAGACGAGTACGTCAGGAAGAACGTCACCACGCTGATGAGGGAGATCACCAAACACACTCCTGAg CTGTCTCAAATGATCGTGAACACAGGGGGTGTTGCCGCGGTGATAGACTACCTGGGAGATTGCCGTGGCAACGTGAGGTTGCCGGGCATCATGATGCTGGGATACGTGGCGGCTCACTCTGAGAACCTGGCCATGGCGGTCATCGtctccaag GGGGTGCCCCAGCTGAccctctgcctgtctgaggAGCGTGAGGACCACGTGAGGGCTGCCACGGTCTGGGCCCTGGGGCAGCTGGGCCGCCACACTGCAGAGCACGCCCGCGCCGTGGCCAGCGCAGGAGTGCTGCCCCGCCTGCTGGGGCTCTACATGGACACGGACAGCTCCGAGGACCTGCAGGTCAAG gcgaAGAAAGCTCTGAAGAGTATCCTCCAGAAGTGCACCCACCTGCCAGCCCTGGAGCCCCTGCTGTACGACGCCCCCAGCAACATCCTCAAACACGTGGTGGGCCAGTTCAGCAag GTGCTGCCCCACGACAGCAAGGCGCGACGCCTGTTTGTGACCAGCGGGGGGCTGAAGAAGGTGCAGGAGATCAAGGCTGAACCTGGCTCCGCCCTGCAGGAGCACATCACCTCCATCAACAACTGCTACCCTGAGGAGAtagtcag GTACTACTCTCCTGGCTACTCTGAGACTCTGCTGGAACGAGTGGAGAAATACCAGCCTGTCTGA